From the Candidatus Hydrogenedentota bacterium genome, the window TGTTCTTGGTTAGCTACCCAAGATTGGAACGAATGCGTGGTCGCATTTTCAATTTACAGAACATATGCTACGTCATCATGGGTCGAATGGGTCTTATGAGTTTGTTGTGCAGCGGGCATTCGCTGACAACGGTCAACTATCAACTATCAACTATCAACTATCAACTATCAACTATCAACTACCCTGGAACCTTTCCCCCTCCCCGTGGATTACCCTGAGTGGGCGCATCGGAATCCATAACACCAGTTTCCATACCAAAGGGAGTCTTGCTTTCATGGGCGGAATATCCAAATTAGCCATTTTCGTCGCCGTCGTGCTCCTCACCATTGTTTCCATGTGGACCACCTACGCGAGTCTGAAGGATTCCATCATGCCCGAACCGGTGGTAACCATCCCGCTGGGGCGGGGTTACACCTGGGATTGTTCCATATTCGCCCTCGGGCTCTCCGTCGCCATCGGACTCATGCTCTTTGCCCTGAAGCTGGCCATTATCGATGGACAAAAGCGCCTGAATATCTTCGGGCTCATCGGCATGACCGTTGTGGCCTCCATTTCCATCACCTTCAACATGGACGTGCTCTACCGGGTAGGTGACCGCGAGTTCTTTCTACGGCACTCCACGGCCAAGGTGAAGAGCACCTACGATACCTACCTCGCCGAGGTACGTACCCAGCTCCTGTCGCAGAAGCAGGGCACTGAAAAGGCCCTCGCCCGTCAGGAAGGCGAGCTGGAGGCCGAGATTCGAGGCCTTCGCGAAGACCCTGCGGGCTATGGACGACGCGCCAGGCAGGAAGATCACCGCCTGACCGTTCTCGAAAAGGAAACAGCCGTGGAGGTCTCCAGCATCGAGGAGGCCCTGATCGCTCAGGAACAGGCCGATGCCCTCCTCGCGAGCAGCCAGCCGAAAACCATTGATGAAGTCCTCCAGTTGCAGGACCAGCTTCGTGTGGCCGTGAAAAACGCGGGCGCTCTGGCGGGTGTGGCCATGCCCGAATCGGTTTCGGTGGAGAATCCCCTCTTCGCCGTATTCGAGAAGCTCTTTGACTTCGAAACGGTAGGGTGGAAGGAACTCTTCTTCCTCGCGCTGGCCTTCCTCATCGATCTGGGGGACATTATCGGTTACTGTCTGGTGCCAGCCGCCGCCGCCGTGCCCGCGTCGACCCACGACGCCTTCAACCCCAGCACCCTCCCCACGCGACGCCGGCGCGTCGCCGTACCCGAACGAATCCCCGAAGAGTTCCTGCCGTTCCCCGAGCCCGCTCCGCTGGCGGCGGTGAAGGGACCTTTGGACGAGCCCGCCCCCGAACGCCAGTCGGGACCCGAGCACATTCCACCCGTTCCCCATCAAGGCGCCACCATGACCTTCCGGCGCCGGGGCAGCTCGCGGTTCCGGATGTAGCGCGCCCCTCGATTCAGGGGTTGCAGATACCGCAGGGCTCCAGCCCAAGGGAGAGCGCATCCGATTTCGACACCGCTCGCTTGCTCTTCTTCAGCGAACGACATGAGCCCCGGTGATACTTCGAGCCCGTCTCCGTGATGAAGACTTCATTTACCTTCCTATCGGTCTTCGCGGGGACTTTCGAGGTGCGCGGAGCCGGGGAGGGCTTGCTGGGCGCCACCGCCGACGGCTCGCGTTTCTCCTTGCGAAAGTCCCAGGGCGCGACCGTATCCGGGCGCGACCATACGCCCCGTTTCGCAGACTTCGCTTCGTCCTGAAGTCCCTTGAGCAGCGAATCGTTCCGGGCATAGGCCTCGTACCAGTGCGCCAGCCCCGCCTTGATCAGCTCCTGGTTCAGCACCCGACCGTCGGGTACCGTCACGATACCCACCTTGCGGCCGTAGCGGTCGGTGTCTTTCACGTCGACGGTAACCTCTTTGCCAAAGCACAGGTCCGAGGTGAAATTGCGCGAAGCCGTTCCAAAGTCCTGCGCCTTCTCCGGCGCATCCACGCCATGAAGCCGCACCTTGATCTGCTCCTTCCCCTGGAGCACGGTGATCGTGTCCCCATCCGCAACAGACACGACCTTGCCCTCAATCGTCTCCGTCGCAAATATTGGAAACGCCCAGAGCAGCGCCAGAAACAGCAGGGTATAAGTAAAACACTGGCGCACGAACAGGGCCTCCAGGATAGTTGACAGTTGACAGTTGACAGTTGATAGTTGATAGTTGACAGTTGATTGCCGGTAGCCGATTGCAAATGCCCGGTCTCCCACAACCCCATACGACCCATACGACCCATACGACCCATACGACCCATACGACCCATAAGACCCATACGACCCATAAGACCCATAAGACCCATAAGACCCATAAGACCCATAAGACCCATAAGACCCATAAGCCTGCCAAGTATCAACTTTCAACTGAATATCGTATACTCCCGCCATGG encodes:
- a CDS encoding thermonuclease family protein → MRQCFTYTLLFLALLWAFPIFATETIEGKVVSVADGDTITVLQGKEQIKVRLHGVDAPEKAQDFGTASRNFTSDLCFGKEVTVDVKDTDRYGRKVGIVTVPDGRVLNQELIKAGLAHWYEAYARNDSLLKGLQDEAKSAKRGVWSRPDTVAPWDFRKEKREPSAVAPSKPSPAPRTSKVPAKTDRKVNEVFITETGSKYHRGSCRSLKKSKRAVSKSDALSLGLEPCGICNP